In Arthrobacter sp. QXT-31, one genomic interval encodes:
- a CDS encoding lipopolysaccharide biosynthesis protein has translation MRAKVARAKRGTAVKDASIVRHSALRSSLGLVVAKAAQTGAGFAFWIVVARATSDREVGLTTAAVSAVMICTQLAVLGAGSAVIVSVGRGEPPARVLDAAFAIVGVAGTVLALGYLVLQSAVMPDTASASVLFWLTFLVAAVAGTLVIVLDQALVALGRGASATSRYAWGGGVSLAAAGLVAWWAHGASADVLLACWTLGTAVACVVGAVQLRRLVGYRPRPSLRLARGRPLLALGIPHQLLTLTERAPGLVLPLLLAHIVSPEAAAYWYPAWMMAWAVYTAPTLMGIVQFSEGVRDAGRLASTTWASLRWSLTVGGLAAAVLILLAHPLLSLLGERYADSSADALRWLAAGLVPYAVLQAYNAACRACDRYAEATLVGVTLGVALCASSLMAADRGATAMALAWLVVLSIGAAVAGLRLVAILKRVKQESR, from the coding sequence GTGAGGGCTAAGGTCGCGAGGGCTAAGCGGGGGACCGCCGTCAAGGACGCCTCGATCGTCCGGCACTCCGCCCTGCGCAGCTCGCTCGGCCTCGTCGTGGCCAAGGCTGCCCAGACGGGCGCTGGTTTTGCCTTCTGGATCGTTGTTGCGCGCGCGACGTCTGACCGTGAGGTCGGTCTCACCACGGCCGCGGTCTCGGCAGTGATGATCTGCACGCAGCTGGCGGTACTGGGAGCCGGGTCTGCCGTGATCGTCTCGGTTGGCCGAGGGGAGCCGCCCGCACGGGTGCTGGACGCGGCATTCGCCATCGTGGGCGTAGCCGGAACAGTGCTGGCCCTCGGCTACCTCGTTCTCCAGTCTGCGGTGATGCCGGACACGGCCTCGGCTTCGGTTCTCTTCTGGCTCACGTTCCTCGTGGCTGCCGTCGCCGGCACTCTGGTCATCGTGCTGGACCAGGCGCTCGTAGCATTGGGACGCGGTGCCAGCGCCACCTCGAGGTATGCATGGGGCGGCGGGGTCTCCCTCGCGGCTGCAGGGCTCGTGGCCTGGTGGGCGCACGGCGCCTCCGCCGACGTGCTGCTGGCATGCTGGACCCTCGGGACGGCCGTGGCATGCGTCGTCGGAGCGGTCCAGCTCCGACGACTCGTCGGCTACCGGCCGCGGCCGTCCCTGCGCTTGGCGCGCGGCCGCCCGCTGCTGGCGCTGGGCATTCCGCACCAGCTCCTCACCCTCACCGAGCGAGCCCCCGGGCTGGTGCTGCCGCTCCTGCTCGCCCACATCGTGTCGCCGGAGGCCGCTGCCTACTGGTACCCCGCGTGGATGATGGCCTGGGCCGTCTACACCGCTCCGACGCTGATGGGCATCGTCCAGTTCTCCGAAGGGGTCCGCGACGCGGGCCGCCTCGCGTCGACCACCTGGGCGAGCCTTCGGTGGTCGCTGACCGTGGGAGGTCTGGCTGCTGCCGTCCTCATCCTCCTAGCCCACCCGCTGCTCAGCCTGCTGGGGGAGCGGTACGCCGACTCGTCCGCGGACGCGCTGCGGTGGTTGGCCGCGGGGCTCGTGCCGTACGCGGTGCTGCAGGCTTACAACGCCGCCTGCCGGGCCTGTGACCGCTACGCGGAGGCGACCCTGGTCGGCGTAACGCTGGGAGTCGCCCTTTGCGCCTCATCGCTGATGGCCGCCGACAGGGGCGCAACCGCCATGGCCCTCGCGTGGCTGGTGGTGCTCTCCATCGGGGCCGCGGTGGCGGGCCTCCGGCTGGTTGCCATTCTCAAGCGTGTTAAGCAGGAGTCGCGATGA
- a CDS encoding glycosyltransferase, producing MGNSPADVTAVVPARNAEDLLPRCLEALRQSGVAEIIVVDGLSTDRTVDIALAAGARVLSDEGRGLPWARTLGVRSSSTPWVLLVDADVVFGTTGVADLLTEMVEGRYDALQAGLESVAGPGYWGQALAHHHRTGRSRNWFGLVATLVDRDLMLGLGFDDSFKSGEDIELRWRMRQSGLRTGVSRRVLVEHRFAADDFDFALDQFLMDGTGLGRMIRKHGWRGARLALLPAAAAVRGSALSLVAGQPRWLRYYAAFCWYNYVGVTRGIAS from the coding sequence ATGGGTAACAGCCCTGCCGATGTCACCGCCGTCGTTCCGGCCCGGAACGCGGAGGACCTGCTCCCACGCTGTCTTGAGGCCCTGCGGCAATCGGGTGTCGCTGAGATCATCGTGGTGGACGGATTGTCGACCGACCGCACCGTCGACATCGCCCTGGCGGCTGGTGCCCGGGTCCTGAGTGACGAGGGCCGCGGCCTGCCGTGGGCTCGAACGCTCGGCGTGCGGAGCAGCAGTACCCCTTGGGTCCTCCTCGTCGACGCCGACGTCGTGTTTGGGACCACGGGGGTGGCCGACCTGCTTACCGAGATGGTCGAGGGCCGTTACGACGCCCTCCAAGCCGGTCTGGAGAGTGTCGCTGGCCCAGGCTATTGGGGGCAGGCGCTGGCACATCATCATCGGACCGGCCGTAGCCGCAACTGGTTCGGCCTGGTGGCGACGCTCGTCGACCGGGACCTGATGCTGGGCCTGGGTTTTGACGACTCGTTCAAGTCGGGGGAGGACATTGAACTGCGTTGGCGGATGCGGCAGTCCGGGCTGCGAACAGGAGTGTCACGCCGGGTCCTCGTTGAACACCGTTTCGCCGCCGATGACTTTGACTTCGCACTCGATCAGTTCCTCATGGACGGAACGGGACTGGGGCGGATGATCCGCAAACACGGCTGGCGCGGTGCGAGGTTGGCGCTGCTGCCCGCCGCCGCGGCAGTCCGGGGCAGCGCCTTGAGCCTGGTCGCGGGCCAGCCCCGGTGGTTGCGCTATTACGCTGCCTTCTGCTGGTACAACTACGTGGGCGTGACCAGGGGCATTGCGTCGTGA
- a CDS encoding CBM96 family carbohydrate-binding protein — translation MSIPMQADGQRRRSTTLDYLLHVGGRGRGRRNLRIQALLAAVLVALGALVVVPGPASAAPGDVGVEGLSHSGTGTPTGTKRQTNALWFNDGLWWGNLWDTASSDFHIFRFNAATSSWVDTEVATDTRANTHHDVLWDGSTLYVASYRFVNDGLPAEPNFPSTMRRYSYNSSAKTYTLLGSSNINNHRVETLSIDKDSTGRLWATWQQGNRIYLNVTGTNGATWGTPFAHPASLANVSVDDNSALIAFGPGKMGLMWSRQVGDASDGMYWSSHVDGAGNTSWTTPVAAVKGQRTGDDHMNLKWLDSSSSRVFAAIKTSFTSASQPLIQLLAFNGTAWSATTIATVAECPNRVIVMIDESAQRVRTFATYPKPSGTTNAGVCTSSGGAIYEKSTPLDNISFTTTKTARIVDADQYVHNVTSTKQNLNSTARGTANSGLLLLADVNATSRYWHYYDPTGGAGGGTADTTAPTVSATSPTTGQAGVAATANVTGTFSEAMNSTTVSTSTFTLTSAAGTVAGAVSYSGGVATLNPTADLAASTTYTATIKGGASGVKDAAGNAMAADKTWQFTTAAAGGGGTTPQTVTLTATADSYVTSASPTTNFGTNTLLGVDNSPVEATYLKFDLTPYAGRTLQGATLQLRSAGSGSTGTQNVRVVADDNWTETGITDGNNPALGTTSIGTLGPTTTNTTYNISLTASAVGGELGQQLSLGLNSSSSDGLDLNSREVGSTAAPKLVLTLGQ, via the coding sequence GTGAGCATCCCTATGCAGGCCGACGGTCAACGCCGGAGATCAACGACCCTGGACTACCTTTTGCATGTGGGCGGGCGCGGCAGAGGTCGCAGGAATCTGCGGATTCAGGCTCTGCTCGCCGCTGTGCTGGTTGCGCTGGGTGCTCTGGTGGTGGTGCCGGGGCCGGCGTCGGCTGCTCCGGGTGATGTTGGGGTGGAGGGTTTGTCGCATTCGGGGACGGGCACGCCGACGGGTACGAAGCGGCAGACGAATGCGTTGTGGTTCAATGACGGGTTGTGGTGGGGGAACCTGTGGGATACCGCGAGCTCGGATTTTCATATCTTCCGGTTCAATGCCGCGACGAGTTCGTGGGTGGATACGGAGGTCGCGACGGATACCCGTGCGAACACCCATCATGACGTGTTGTGGGACGGGTCGACGTTGTATGTGGCCAGTTACCGGTTCGTCAATGACGGCCTGCCGGCCGAGCCGAATTTCCCGTCGACGATGCGCCGGTACAGCTACAACTCCAGCGCCAAGACGTACACGCTGCTGGGTTCGTCCAACATCAACAACCACCGGGTGGAGACCCTGTCGATCGATAAGGACTCGACCGGGCGGCTGTGGGCCACGTGGCAGCAGGGCAACCGGATCTATCTGAACGTCACCGGCACCAACGGCGCGACCTGGGGGACCCCGTTCGCCCATCCTGCGTCGCTGGCCAACGTGTCGGTGGATGACAACTCGGCGCTGATCGCCTTCGGGCCCGGCAAGATGGGCCTGATGTGGAGCCGGCAGGTCGGGGACGCCAGTGACGGCATGTACTGGAGCTCGCACGTGGATGGAGCGGGCAATACCTCCTGGACTACGCCGGTTGCGGCGGTCAAGGGCCAGCGCACCGGTGATGACCATATGAACCTGAAGTGGCTGGACTCCTCCAGCAGCCGGGTGTTCGCCGCGATCAAGACCTCGTTCACCTCGGCATCCCAGCCGCTGATCCAGCTGTTGGCGTTCAACGGCACGGCGTGGTCCGCGACCACGATCGCGACCGTGGCCGAGTGCCCGAACCGGGTGATCGTGATGATCGATGAGAGCGCGCAGAGGGTCCGGACCTTCGCCACCTACCCCAAACCGTCCGGCACGACGAACGCCGGGGTCTGCACCAGCTCGGGAGGTGCGATCTATGAGAAGTCCACGCCCCTGGACAACATCAGCTTCACCACCACGAAAACGGCCCGGATCGTGGACGCCGACCAGTACGTCCACAACGTGACCTCGACCAAGCAGAACCTCAACAGCACCGCACGGGGCACCGCCAACAGCGGCCTGCTGCTGCTCGCCGACGTCAACGCCACCAGCCGCTACTGGCACTACTACGACCCCACCGGCGGCGCCGGCGGCGGCACGGCGGATACCACGGCTCCGACGGTGTCGGCCACGTCTCCGACTACCGGTCAGGCTGGCGTAGCGGCGACGGCGAATGTGACGGGAACGTTCTCCGAGGCGATGAACTCCACGACGGTCAGCACGTCCACGTTCACCCTGACGTCAGCGGCCGGGACAGTGGCAGGCGCTGTGTCCTACAGTGGCGGGGTCGCGACGCTGAACCCCACTGCCGACCTGGCCGCGAGCACGACCTACACGGCGACCATCAAGGGCGGTGCCAGCGGGGTGAAGGATGCTGCCGGTAACGCAATGGCGGCGGACAAGACCTGGCAGTTCACCACGGCTGCCGCGGGCGGCGGCGGTACGACACCGCAGACGGTCACGCTGACGGCCACCGCCGACAGCTACGTGACCAGCGCGTCGCCGACGACGAACTTTGGCACGAACACCCTGCTGGGCGTGGACAACAGCCCGGTCGAGGCCACCTACCTAAAGTTCGACCTGACCCCATATGCGGGAAGGACGCTGCAGGGTGCGACGCTGCAGCTGCGCAGTGCCGGGAGCGGGTCCACGGGTACGCAGAACGTGAGAGTGGTCGCCGATGACAACTGGACCGAAACCGGGATCACGGACGGCAACAATCCGGCGCTCGGCACCACCAGCATTGGGACACTCGGCCCGACAACGACCAACACCACCTACAACATTTCGCTGACAGCCAGCGCAGTGGGCGGCGAACTCGGACAACAGCTCTCCCTTGGCTTGAACTCCAGCAGCAGCGATGGCCTGGACCTCAACTCGAGGGAGGTCGGAAGCACTGCGGCACCCAAACTGGTGCTCACACTGGGGCAGTAG
- a CDS encoding APC family permease translates to MAQPTTSTPLAQEQSKHLQKSLGRFDILLLVVAAVISIEVLGQVSGFGGETFTWTLILAVTFMVPYGLIFAETGGAFTEEGGVYVWTKMAFGRVVAAITSLFTWVTQPVWVGGAMAFVAVETWSEYVGHVEAGSVGDYIFKLLFIWITVSSAIVSLKHGKWLPSLGAILKVVFLTFFILVTLAYGVQHGFNGLDLGFFAPTLAGFLGVTPLLLFSFLGFESGNSAAGEMKNPAKDVPISVARSSMIAAASYLLPILAILLVVPLDQITGIGGLFGAISTVYTVFGPAADAMLAVSAIVFCFVLVAQGAAWMIISDRMQAMAAADGSFFGGFFGRFHPKLGTPIRVNTLSGVVATLFMLAAMQLSGTSSALFGVVLSIAISTFLLSYLLAIPAAVRLRTKYPLTNRPFKVPVSDTGFRVLG, encoded by the coding sequence ATGGCTCAGCCAACAACATCAACGCCCCTGGCACAGGAACAAAGCAAGCACCTGCAAAAATCCCTTGGCCGCTTCGACATCCTGCTGCTGGTTGTCGCTGCCGTCATCTCAATCGAAGTTCTGGGCCAGGTCTCCGGCTTCGGCGGCGAAACCTTCACGTGGACCCTCATCCTTGCCGTTACCTTCATGGTCCCGTACGGACTCATCTTCGCAGAGACCGGCGGGGCCTTCACCGAGGAAGGAGGGGTCTACGTCTGGACGAAAATGGCGTTCGGCCGTGTGGTGGCTGCCATCACCTCCCTGTTCACCTGGGTGACCCAGCCCGTCTGGGTGGGCGGCGCCATGGCGTTCGTGGCAGTGGAAACCTGGTCTGAATACGTGGGCCACGTAGAGGCCGGCAGCGTGGGTGACTACATCTTCAAACTGCTGTTCATCTGGATCACTGTCTCCTCAGCCATTGTGAGCCTCAAGCACGGCAAGTGGCTGCCGTCGCTGGGGGCCATCCTCAAAGTCGTTTTCCTGACCTTCTTCATCCTGGTCACGCTTGCCTATGGAGTGCAGCACGGCTTCAACGGCCTTGATCTGGGCTTCTTCGCACCCACCCTGGCGGGCTTCCTCGGCGTCACACCCCTGCTGCTGTTCTCCTTCCTGGGCTTCGAATCCGGCAACAGCGCCGCGGGAGAGATGAAGAACCCCGCCAAAGACGTCCCCATCTCCGTGGCCCGCTCCTCGATGATTGCCGCCGCAAGCTACCTCCTGCCCATCCTCGCCATCCTCCTGGTGGTGCCGCTGGACCAGATCACCGGCATCGGTGGCCTGTTTGGTGCCATTTCCACCGTTTATACAGTCTTCGGCCCCGCCGCCGACGCGATGCTTGCCGTCTCCGCGATCGTCTTCTGCTTCGTACTTGTGGCCCAGGGGGCGGCGTGGATGATCATCAGCGATCGCATGCAGGCCATGGCTGCAGCTGACGGTTCGTTCTTCGGCGGATTCTTCGGCCGCTTCCACCCGAAACTGGGAACACCGATCCGGGTCAATACGCTCTCCGGCGTGGTGGCCACCTTGTTCATGCTGGCAGCCATGCAGCTCAGCGGTACCAGCAGCGCACTGTTCGGCGTGGTCCTGTCGATTGCCATCTCCACGTTCCTGCTCAGCTACCTGCTGGCCATCCCCGCCGCGGTCAGGCTTCGCACAAAGTACCCACTGACCAACCGGCCCTTCAAAGTCCCTGTCTCCGACACAGGATTCCGGGTCCTTGGCTGA
- a CDS encoding aldehyde dehydrogenase family protein, which produces MNSTTMISSDWQSRADALAIDGRAFVDGRRVSGSERLTRPAVSPIDGRALAELTSCGRADVDTAVAAARRAFPAWSRRAAVERKESLLALAALMERHADELALLETLDSGKPILQTTTVDVPGAISTLRWYAEAADKQGGELPAVPSGAIALVTREPLGVVAAIVPWNFPLEIAVWKLAPALAAGNTMVLKPAEQTSLSVLRLAELAAEAGLPDGVLNIVTGSGREVGAALANHMDVDALAFTGSTAVSRTLLEASARSNLKRLSLEAGGKSSNVIFADTADLPLAAAKAAFGAFYNQGQVCSANSRILVQRQVHDEFAALLADAASAYAPADPLSGGEGNGALISSTHTHDVEAWVTRGRTDGEVLFGGGRRIIRGSDAYLEPTLLGGLSADHAVHREEIFGPVAVLHAFDTEAEAVAMANATDYGLAASVWTSDLSRAHRVAGDLLAGTVSVNTVDALGNTTPFGGFKQSGFGRDLSLHAFDNYTAPKTTWIQFG; this is translated from the coding sequence ATGAACAGCACCACCATGATTTCCTCCGACTGGCAGAGCCGGGCCGATGCCCTTGCAATCGACGGAAGAGCGTTCGTCGACGGACGAAGGGTGTCCGGCAGCGAACGGCTCACCCGGCCCGCCGTCAGTCCCATTGATGGACGCGCCCTCGCCGAACTGACCTCCTGCGGTCGCGCCGACGTTGACACCGCGGTGGCTGCGGCACGGCGCGCCTTCCCGGCCTGGTCACGCAGGGCTGCCGTGGAGCGCAAGGAGTCACTGCTGGCACTGGCCGCGCTCATGGAGCGCCATGCCGACGAGCTGGCCCTCCTGGAAACACTCGACAGCGGCAAGCCCATCCTGCAAACCACTACCGTGGACGTTCCTGGTGCCATTTCCACCCTGCGCTGGTATGCGGAGGCAGCGGATAAACAAGGCGGGGAACTGCCTGCTGTTCCATCCGGAGCCATAGCTCTGGTCACCCGCGAGCCTTTGGGTGTAGTGGCAGCCATCGTGCCCTGGAACTTCCCCCTTGAGATAGCGGTCTGGAAACTGGCTCCCGCGCTTGCCGCCGGGAACACGATGGTGCTCAAGCCGGCGGAGCAGACTTCCCTGAGCGTCCTGCGGCTCGCTGAATTGGCAGCCGAGGCAGGGCTTCCTGATGGCGTCTTGAATATCGTCACGGGCAGTGGGCGGGAGGTGGGCGCCGCGCTGGCGAACCACATGGATGTCGATGCCCTGGCCTTCACCGGCTCCACGGCCGTTTCCAGAACCTTGCTGGAGGCCTCGGCCCGAAGCAACCTCAAGCGCCTTAGCCTGGAGGCCGGCGGCAAAAGCTCCAACGTTATTTTTGCCGACACCGCCGATCTTCCGCTCGCGGCCGCTAAGGCCGCCTTCGGCGCCTTTTACAACCAGGGGCAGGTCTGCTCGGCCAACTCCCGCATCCTGGTTCAGCGGCAGGTTCACGACGAGTTCGCCGCGCTGCTTGCCGACGCGGCCAGCGCGTATGCTCCGGCCGACCCCCTCTCCGGCGGAGAGGGCAACGGTGCCCTGATCAGCAGCACCCACACGCACGACGTCGAAGCCTGGGTCACGCGCGGACGCACCGACGGGGAAGTCCTCTTTGGCGGTGGGCGGCGGATAATCCGGGGTTCTGACGCGTACCTGGAGCCCACACTCTTGGGGGGTCTATCCGCTGACCATGCTGTCCACCGCGAGGAAATCTTCGGTCCGGTCGCCGTGCTGCACGCTTTCGACACCGAAGCTGAAGCGGTGGCAATGGCCAATGCCACCGACTACGGACTGGCGGCATCGGTCTGGACGTCGGATCTGTCGCGGGCGCACCGGGTGGCAGGCGATCTCCTCGCTGGCACCGTTTCCGTTAACACTGTAGACGCGCTGGGGAACACCACACCCTTCGGCGGCTTCAAGCAGTCCGGGTTCGGGCGGGACTTGTCCCTGCACGCCTTCGACAACTACACGGCGCCGAAGACGACCTGGATCCAGTTCGGCTAA
- a CDS encoding primary-amine oxidase, whose amino-acid sequence MTLETPTLAAVKQHPLEQLSAQEISAARHILADAGLVADTTRFAYLGLLEPPKSVFQGGGGRADRTIRVMLWDAARSLSLDVRLSLTTREILDQRKLDPAVDGQLPVLIEEFEIIEDVLAEDPQWSAALASRGLTPAQVRVAPLSAGVFEYENEKGKRLLRGLGFRQDHPLDHAWAHPIDGLVAFVDVENRRVNHLIDDGPVPVPDVNGNYTDASVHGELRTDLKPIEVTQPEGPSFTLEGNHLSWAGWDLRVGFDAREGLVLQQLHHTHDGRRRPLVHRASISEMVVPYGDPSPYRSWQNYFDSGEYLVGRDANSLKLGCDCLGEITYMSPVVADDFGNPRTIDNGICIHEEDAGILWKHTDEWAGSNEVRRNRRLVVSFFTTVGNYDYGFYWYLYLDGTIEFEAKATGIVFTAALPDKKYAYASEIAPGLGAPYHQHLFSARLDMMIDGPANRIEELDLVRLPKGPGNPHGNAFSQKRTLLARESEAVRDADGTKGRVWHVSNPESLNQLGHPVGYTLYPEGNPTLAMADDSSIASRAAFARHHLWVTQYGDGELYAAGDFVNQHPGDAGLPAYIAQDRDLDGQDLVVWHSFGLTHFPRPEDWPIMPVDTTGFTLKPHGFFDSNPTLNVPPSASRHCASGTAAGGTVSDSSGPVTCAH is encoded by the coding sequence ATGACTCTGGAAACACCCACATTGGCTGCAGTCAAGCAGCACCCCCTCGAACAGCTCAGCGCGCAGGAAATTTCCGCAGCGCGGCACATCCTGGCGGATGCTGGGCTGGTGGCTGACACCACCCGTTTCGCCTACCTTGGTCTGCTGGAACCCCCGAAATCCGTCTTTCAAGGGGGCGGCGGCCGCGCAGACCGCACTATCCGTGTAATGCTTTGGGATGCTGCCCGATCCCTCTCGCTCGACGTCCGCCTGTCCCTGACCACCAGGGAAATCCTCGACCAGCGGAAGCTGGACCCCGCCGTCGATGGTCAGCTCCCTGTCCTGATCGAAGAGTTTGAAATCATCGAGGATGTCCTGGCCGAAGATCCGCAATGGAGCGCTGCCCTTGCCTCACGCGGTCTGACCCCGGCGCAGGTGCGCGTAGCTCCGCTCTCCGCAGGAGTCTTCGAGTACGAGAACGAGAAGGGCAAGCGGCTCCTCCGCGGACTCGGCTTCCGGCAGGACCACCCGCTCGACCATGCCTGGGCCCACCCCATCGACGGCCTCGTCGCCTTCGTCGACGTGGAAAACCGCCGCGTGAACCACCTCATCGACGACGGACCCGTGCCCGTCCCGGACGTCAACGGAAACTACACAGACGCATCAGTCCACGGCGAGCTCCGCACCGACCTGAAACCGATCGAAGTCACCCAGCCAGAGGGTCCCAGCTTCACTTTAGAGGGCAATCACCTCTCGTGGGCCGGGTGGGACCTGCGAGTAGGATTCGACGCCCGTGAAGGACTTGTCCTCCAGCAACTCCACCACACACACGACGGCCGGCGGCGCCCCCTCGTCCACCGTGCCTCCATCTCCGAAATGGTCGTCCCATACGGCGATCCTTCCCCCTACCGCAGCTGGCAGAACTACTTCGACTCCGGCGAATATCTTGTCGGTCGGGACGCGAACTCCCTGAAGCTCGGTTGTGACTGCCTCGGCGAGATCACGTACATGTCCCCCGTCGTAGCCGATGACTTTGGGAACCCGCGCACCATAGACAATGGCATCTGCATTCACGAAGAAGACGCCGGCATCCTCTGGAAGCACACCGATGAATGGGCCGGTTCCAACGAGGTACGCCGCAACCGCCGGCTGGTGGTGTCCTTCTTCACCACCGTGGGCAATTACGATTACGGCTTCTACTGGTATCTCTACCTGGACGGCACCATCGAGTTTGAGGCCAAGGCAACCGGCATCGTGTTCACAGCCGCCCTGCCAGACAAGAAGTACGCCTACGCCTCAGAGATCGCTCCCGGGCTTGGTGCGCCCTACCACCAGCACCTATTCAGTGCCCGCCTGGACATGATGATCGACGGTCCCGCCAACCGTATAGAGGAACTGGACCTCGTCCGGCTTCCGAAGGGCCCGGGAAACCCCCACGGCAACGCATTCTCGCAAAAACGCACCCTCCTGGCGCGCGAATCCGAGGCGGTACGCGATGCAGATGGCACGAAGGGGCGAGTCTGGCACGTCAGCAACCCCGAGTCCCTAAACCAGCTTGGCCACCCTGTCGGCTACACGCTGTACCCAGAAGGCAATCCCACCCTTGCGATGGCCGACGATTCGTCCATTGCATCGCGGGCCGCATTCGCCCGGCACCACCTGTGGGTTACCCAGTACGGGGATGGCGAGCTTTATGCAGCGGGCGACTTCGTCAACCAGCACCCAGGTGATGCAGGGCTTCCCGCCTACATCGCCCAGGACCGTGACCTCGACGGCCAGGACCTCGTCGTGTGGCACTCCTTCGGCCTGACCCACTTCCCCCGCCCGGAGGACTGGCCCATCATGCCGGTAGACACCACCGGATTCACATTGAAGCCGCACGGCTTCTTCGATTCAAACCCCACACTGAACGTCCCACCCTCCGCTTCCCGGCACTGCGCGAGCGGAACCGCAGCCGGAGGCACTGTCTCCGACAGCTCCGGGCCCGTAACCTGCGCACACTGA
- a CDS encoding TetR/AcrR family transcriptional regulator, translating into MPRLVDHQERRRSIIETTWRLIAEQGIENASMRDIARECGYAAPGVLAHYFPSKDALLLASYELICERTNERITAGTEGRRGLAALRGLCMEIIPADPLTVVEARVAVSFWQRAQTEDSLRAVGRDALLHWRDLMLGFLAEAEHDGECPPLADPDTVVDELLNIMMGLHVTSMLDPGAVTGSRQRHLMERAIVRLAQGSPGRTAA; encoded by the coding sequence ATGCCCCGCTTGGTAGATCACCAGGAACGACGCCGCTCGATCATCGAAACCACGTGGCGGCTCATCGCGGAACAGGGCATCGAAAACGCCAGTATGAGGGACATCGCCCGGGAATGCGGCTACGCCGCGCCCGGAGTCCTGGCGCACTATTTCCCCAGCAAGGACGCGCTCCTGCTCGCCTCTTACGAACTGATCTGCGAGCGCACCAACGAAAGGATTACCGCTGGCACGGAGGGCCGCCGCGGGCTCGCGGCGCTGCGAGGCCTTTGCATGGAAATCATCCCGGCAGACCCCCTCACCGTCGTGGAGGCACGGGTGGCGGTGTCCTTCTGGCAGCGCGCCCAGACGGAGGATTCCCTCCGCGCTGTGGGACGGGACGCTCTGCTGCATTGGCGGGACCTGATGCTGGGATTTCTCGCCGAAGCAGAACACGACGGCGAATGCCCGCCCTTGGCGGACCCGGACACGGTCGTCGATGAACTGCTGAACATCATGATGGGCCTGCACGTCACGTCCATGCTGGACCCGGGCGCTGTCACCGGTTCCCGGCAGCGTCACTTGATGGAAAGAGCCATTGTGCGCCTGGCGCAAGGCAGCCCCGGGAGAACCGCAGCCTAG